Genomic segment of Saprospiraceae bacterium:
TTGTTGAAATGAATTTTCAAAAAGTAAATACCGGATTTAAGTTCATCGCGATTGATTGTAACACTGTTTGAATTTATTCTTGAAATGGTGTTATAAACCCGTCCGTTTAAATCCAATATAGTAATAGATTGAATTGGAAAAGCAGCATCTGTTTTTACAACAATTTGATCTTGTGCAGGATTAGGCACCACATTTAAACCAACTGCAGACGGATCTAGATTCGTAGTTCCTGTATATCGGCTCAGATCACAATTGAGACCCAATGCCAAACAAGCTCTAGGTTTTACATAGTTGATTAAAGTATCAATAAAGCGAAGTGCTTTTGCTTTTGACATATCTGGATTTGTCTGTAAACCTCTTGCATGATTGATGTTAGTTGCTGGATCCCAATAATCCCATGGACTTGAATCATATGGACTTTCTCTTACCAATGGATACAGACCATCCAATCCATCATTTAATTGATTAGCAGCCAATGTATATGCGTCGTTAAATAATTTCGATTGTGCAGTAAATACATTGTTGTTACCAAATGCAGTATTCAAATATTGAATGAGGTAACTTCCTTGAACCGGAACTACTTCAAGGGGTGGCGTTACTGGAACTAACACAAGACCTTCTTTATAAGGAGCAAATGGGTCGGTTGTACTATGCATAGAAATAACCGGAGGTTGACCCATGTCAATCCAGGCAGAATCCCCAACAGCTCCACCCATATTGACTCCAAGTTGAAATCCGGATTGGTAACCCACATGGTTTGGATAGCATAAAGTGTCACCATCTGGAACACCCAGCAAGGCGCCAAATCCAGGAGGAACTGTACCCACCGTGGTACCAATTAAATTTCCATTGATTGCTTCAATAACCATTGGAAGAATTCCGACGGGTGTATTGATTAAAAATTTACCATTAGAAGCTGTTGGAATTTTTCCATAGCTGTCTAATGCACCTAAGTTAGCTGCAACATAACCACCGGTTCCTTGTCCCCATATTGTGATACGGGAAGTATCAACACCAAAACGATTGCCAAATTCAGTTACATCCTTTTTAAAGAATCGAATGCAGGTATGTCCATCCTGAACACCACGATATGCAGCATTGATTAAGGTATATACACGAACGTCTTTGCTTGTATTAACAGGATCCCATCCAAGACGATAGTCAACGGATGCAACAACGTATCCCATTTTAGCTAATTGAGTACAAATTTCAACACAGGTTGAATCGCGTCTGGTACCACTTACACTTCCATTTTGTGGATAAGGTAAAAAGTTGCCTGTATGATAATACAAAATTAAAGGCCGAGTGGCCAAATTGTCACCGGCTGGACTGTAAATATCCATTACCAGAGGCTGTGGCATCGCTTGTTTAAAACGTGGATCCGCAACAGTTAAAATGGTTGCGTTAACGCCATAAACAACGTTCGAGTCAACTTTTACTTCACTGAATACCTGGTCAAGATATCGCTGATTTTGTCCGTTTAACAAAGTCAGGTTAAGTAAAAGAAAACAAAAGAGTAAAGTTTTTTTCATATAAAATTAATTTTTATTAACAATGATTATTTTTTCTTCCATTCATATAAAATCGTAAAATAACTTAAGCGACCTATGGATGGTCCGCCATATGCTTCATAATGTTCGTTGTTTAATAAATTTGAAGCACCAAGTTTAAAAGTGGTATTCCAATTTGAATTTCTCCAATTAATTTGTGCATCCATTAATCCGTATGCAGGTAAATAACCGGTGAATTGTGGTGAACCTTCAAAAATAAAATCCTGTACCCATTTATAATTTATATTGAATCCTACATTCCGAATGGTGCCACCGAAAAAAGAAAAATAAATATCCCTGCCTGAAAAACCAAGAGTGTATTTGTTTTCAGGTGTATTGAAAGCAGGTATTATTGGATCGTCTTCATTGGTCTTAATCAGTTTATTGTAAGAATAATTTCCGCTCAACGCAAAGAAACTGGAAAAATAATAATTAATCCCTGCAGAAAATCCTTGTGTTTGTACTGTGTTGATTGAATTGGCAGAAACTCGATATGCCTGAGGATCTTTTGGAAATCCGGTAACTGGATCAAATCTTGATTTGATTCCGATATTATAACCAATAAAATCTTTGTACGTACTAAAGTAATATCCTAAGTCAATAAACGTGGAGTTAAACAAACTGGTTCGTATTCCTAATTCAAATGTTTTTACACGTTCTGGACGGATTGGATCAACAAAAGGTGGATTTATGGAGTCTTTTCGGATATACTCAATAGGAGT
This window contains:
- a CDS encoding T9SS type A sorting domain-containing protein, translating into MKKTLLFCFLLLNLTLLNGQNQRYLDQVFSEVKVDSNVVYGVNATILTVADPRFKQAMPQPLVMDIYSPAGDNLATRPLILYYHTGNFLPYPQNGSVSGTRRDSTCVEICTQLAKMGYVVASVDYRLGWDPVNTSKDVRVYTLINAAYRGVQDGHTCIRFFKKDVTEFGNRFGVDTSRITIWGQGTGGYVAANLGALDSYGKIPTASNGKFLINTPVGILPMVIEAINGNLIGTTVGTVPPGFGALLGVPDGDTLCYPNHVGYQSGFQLGVNMGGAVGDSAWIDMGQPPVISMHSTTDPFAPYKEGLVLVPVTPPLEVVPVQGSYLIQYLNTAFGNNNVFTAQSKLFNDAYTLAANQLNDGLDGLYPLVRESPYDSSPWDYWDPATNINHARGLQTNPDMSKAKALRFIDTLINYVKPRACLALGLNCDLSRYTGTTNLDPSAVGLNVVPNPAQDQIVVKTDAAFPIQSITILDLNGRVYNTISRINSNSVTINRDELKSGIYFLKIHFNKGESFSKVVFK